In Saccharicrinis fermentans DSM 9555 = JCM 21142, a genomic segment contains:
- a CDS encoding sialate O-acetylesterase has product MSDHMVLQQKSNVALWGKDKPNVRIIVRSTWGKDAYSLSDMYGNWKVNIETIEAGGPYEIEIVGSERIVLHDVLLGEVWICSGQSNMKMPLIGNYGQPVFDSNLEILNSTNKNLRFFDVACTTSSVPLDDCEGEWKLSNPRTASKFSAVAYFYGKMLQSQLDVPIGLICSAWGGTPAQAWTPRYVIDEGFKEFENSIEDVKSYSSKTPTLLYNSMIHPLINYTIKGAIWYQGEANRSNPEQYLRLFPAMIESWRKAWRLGDFPFYFVQVAPLGWGDGQWPLIREAQLKSMLAVHNCGMVVTLDIGEPTCIHPPHKKAVGQRLALWALAKTYGYTELQYSGPVYRSMEIRGKEVFLNFDYAPNGVTSMYKELKYFEVAGLDNIYHPAEARIDKGQLKVWCDDVEEPVNVRYAWSDYVDGCLFNTAGLPASSFRTDSFGVK; this is encoded by the coding sequence TTGTCTGACCATATGGTATTGCAGCAAAAATCAAATGTTGCGTTATGGGGTAAAGACAAGCCCAATGTGAGAATCATTGTTAGATCAACATGGGGAAAAGATGCCTATTCCCTAAGCGATATGTATGGAAATTGGAAAGTAAATATTGAAACCATTGAAGCAGGAGGACCTTATGAGATAGAAATAGTGGGTTCGGAAAGGATTGTATTACACGATGTTTTATTGGGTGAAGTTTGGATATGCTCAGGTCAGTCTAATATGAAAATGCCATTAATAGGTAATTATGGACAACCTGTTTTTGATAGTAATTTGGAAATATTAAATAGTACCAATAAGAATCTACGTTTTTTTGACGTAGCATGCACAACAAGTTCGGTTCCTCTTGATGATTGTGAAGGAGAGTGGAAATTGTCTAATCCGAGAACGGCATCTAAGTTTAGTGCCGTGGCTTATTTTTATGGAAAGATGCTTCAAAGTCAACTCGACGTACCTATTGGTCTTATTTGTAGTGCATGGGGTGGGACTCCTGCGCAAGCATGGACTCCTCGCTATGTAATTGATGAAGGGTTTAAAGAGTTTGAAAATAGTATTGAAGATGTGAAGTCTTATTCGAGTAAGACGCCTACTCTATTGTATAATAGTATGATACATCCGCTGATTAATTATACAATAAAAGGAGCTATATGGTATCAGGGAGAGGCAAATAGAAGTAACCCAGAGCAGTACTTACGTTTGTTTCCTGCGATGATTGAGAGTTGGAGAAAAGCTTGGAGGTTGGGAGATTTCCCATTTTATTTTGTACAGGTGGCTCCATTGGGATGGGGAGATGGTCAATGGCCATTGATAAGAGAGGCACAGTTGAAGAGTATGCTTGCGGTGCATAATTGCGGTATGGTAGTTACTCTTGATATTGGTGAGCCAACTTGTATTCACCCACCGCATAAGAAAGCGGTGGGCCAACGTTTGGCACTTTGGGCACTGGCAAAGACCTATGGATATACTGAATTACAATATAGCGGACCTGTTTACCGATCCATGGAGATAAGGGGTAAAGAAGTCTTTTTAAATTTTGATTATGCACCCAATGGTGTAACAAGTATGTATAAGGAGTTAAAATATTTTGAAGTGGCTGGATTGGATAATATTTATCATCCGGCAGAGGCTCGTATTGACAAGGGGCAATTGAAGGTTTGGTGTGATGATGTGGAAGAACCTGTAAATGTTCGGTATGCTTGGTCTGATTATGTGGATGGCTGTCTTTTTAATACCGCCGGATTACCTGCGTCTTCTTTTAGAACCGATTCGTTCGGTGTAAAATAA
- a CDS encoding sulfatase family protein yields the protein MKSVLFKLFLLLPLCLCFASCQDTKQQIKKPNILWIVAEDLSPYMGCYGDSINEGHTPVIDKLAASGTLFTKAYAPAPVCSPCRSAFITGVSQIKTGTNHHRSSRTTDGEVVPEALRINLPNGMKTIPQLMKDAGYFTFNSGKDDYNFHYNRLDLYDVGSEDDYKPGMNGWQGNHAKAMMSVTEGVWSARKDKDQAWFGQVQIMGGKADYKYVREGERLAPDEVPLPPYFPNIPSQRKAWADHYNANRGSDVRIESILKQLELDGEMENTIIFFFSDHGSPTSLHHKQFCYEDGMHVPLIIKGKGIEAGVIRDELVSLLDVSATTLALGGAEMPAYLDGQNLLDKNFKSPEYIFGARDRCDFTIDRIRTARSEKYRYIRNFFPERPLMQPGYRDLKPIVTDLKNAYKNGELTPYQEKFWFGVRPEEELYDIAADPFEMHNLALDSAYQDVLKQHRIALNNWLKECGDNGDQENAVQLKATYDL from the coding sequence ATGAAATCTGTATTATTTAAATTGTTTTTGCTGTTACCGCTGTGTTTATGCTTTGCAAGCTGTCAGGACACTAAGCAGCAGATTAAAAAACCTAACATATTGTGGATTGTTGCGGAAGATTTGAGTCCATATATGGGATGTTATGGCGACAGTATTAATGAGGGGCATACCCCTGTAATCGATAAGCTGGCAGCCAGTGGTACCTTGTTTACAAAAGCGTATGCTCCAGCTCCTGTTTGTTCACCTTGTCGTTCTGCTTTTATTACGGGTGTGTCTCAAATAAAAACAGGAACCAATCATCATCGTTCCAGTCGCACAACAGATGGCGAAGTGGTACCAGAGGCTCTACGGATTAACTTACCAAACGGGATGAAGACCATACCACAATTAATGAAAGACGCAGGGTATTTTACTTTCAATAGTGGTAAAGATGATTATAACTTTCACTATAATCGTTTGGATTTATATGATGTTGGTAGCGAAGATGATTACAAGCCCGGCATGAATGGATGGCAAGGCAATCATGCTAAAGCAATGATGTCGGTTACGGAAGGAGTTTGGAGTGCTCGTAAAGATAAAGATCAAGCATGGTTCGGACAGGTTCAGATTATGGGGGGTAAGGCTGATTATAAGTATGTGCGCGAAGGAGAACGTTTGGCGCCAGATGAGGTGCCATTGCCTCCTTATTTTCCTAATATTCCTTCGCAACGTAAGGCCTGGGCTGATCATTACAATGCCAACCGAGGTTCTGATGTGAGAATAGAATCCATATTAAAACAATTGGAGCTGGATGGCGAGATGGAAAATACTATCATATTCTTTTTTTCTGATCATGGTAGTCCTACATCCTTGCATCATAAGCAATTTTGTTATGAAGACGGTATGCATGTGCCACTAATAATCAAAGGAAAGGGTATTGAGGCAGGTGTCATTAGGGACGAATTAGTTTCTTTATTAGATGTGAGTGCAACCACATTGGCATTAGGAGGCGCAGAAATGCCAGCGTATTTAGATGGACAGAATTTATTGGATAAGAATTTTAAATCACCTGAGTATATTTTTGGAGCTCGTGATCGTTGTGATTTTACCATCGACCGTATTCGTACTGCTCGTTCAGAGAAGTATCGTTATATACGTAATTTTTTTCCGGAAAGGCCTTTAATGCAACCTGGATATCGCGATCTGAAACCCATTGTAACGGATTTGAAAAATGCATATAAGAATGGAGAATTGACTCCTTATCAGGAAAAATTTTGGTTTGGTGTTCGTCCGGAAGAAGAGCTGTATGATATTGCAGCCGATCCTTTTGAAATGCATAATCTGGCATTGGATTCAGCTTACCAGGATGTTCTAAAACAACATCGTATAGCTTTAAATAATTGGTTGAAAGAATGTGGTGATAATGGAGATCAAGAAAATGCCGTTCAGTTGAAAGCTACCTATGATTTGTAG
- the galB gene encoding beta-galactosidase GalB: MKQYLFMLAIMLGTSLMARDKVPFDSNWKFARFGSMPDGSFKREHKDIDEIDYDDSSWRVLDVPHDWGIEGPFRSDLPNQTGKLPWAGIGWYRKVFESPESDQGKRVFVEFDGAMSGTQIWLNGCYVGEWPYGYTSFQMELTKYLKVGQKNTIAVRLDNKEHSSRWYPGGGIYRHVRLVKTNPIKIEHWGVFVTTPDVSKEKATVNISTEIDGDTEGLVIHQEIFVPGDPLIKVAEKKSFKGELCSVDIIKPKLWDLNNPNLYVLKTSLIKDGEVIDELDNTFGVRSIAYTAQGFYLNGEKVRMNGVCMHHDLGPLGTAVNVRAMERQIEILKSFGTNAIRTAHNPPAPEFLDLCDRMGILVQVESFDVWQKQKVENDYSTLFGAWHERDLRAMVRRDRNHPSVVMWSTGNEMIELRSGNDAPMAVRLADIIRSEDATRPTTFGCSRPEAISNGFEHTADVFGLNYKPHLYQELRDAKPDLPIYGSETASTVSSRGEYFFPVSEDKRKGSGGYFQVSSYDFSAPNWAYRPEVEWESLDKNPWVLGEFVWTGFDYIGEPTPYNKDKTNLLNFSDPAEKAKMEAELKKMGNQIPPRSSYFGIVDLCGFPKDRYYLYQSRWLPDVPMVHILPHWNWPERVGKVTPVFVYTSGDEAELFLNGKSLGRKKKANFEYRLRWDDVIYQPGELEVVAYKGGKLWAKSKVQTTQDAAKLSLEADRTMIAADGQDLSFVTVRVLDKSGLMVPRTHNSVKYTLSGPGEIIAVGNGNPTSHESFQATQRKVFNGMALVVIRSKKGESGKIKLIAESDGLRKAERIIRAK, translated from the coding sequence ATGAAACAATATTTATTTATGCTTGCCATAATGCTTGGCACAAGCCTGATGGCGCGCGACAAGGTTCCTTTCGATTCTAATTGGAAATTTGCCCGTTTTGGTTCCATGCCGGATGGTTCGTTTAAAAGAGAACACAAGGATATTGATGAAATAGATTATGATGACTCTTCGTGGCGTGTGTTGGATGTACCTCATGATTGGGGTATTGAAGGACCTTTCCGTTCCGACCTGCCTAACCAAACGGGTAAACTGCCTTGGGCTGGTATTGGTTGGTATCGCAAAGTGTTTGAATCCCCGGAATCTGATCAGGGTAAACGTGTTTTTGTGGAGTTTGATGGTGCTATGTCGGGTACGCAAATTTGGCTCAATGGATGTTATGTTGGTGAATGGCCGTATGGTTATACATCTTTTCAAATGGAGCTTACAAAATACCTTAAGGTGGGACAGAAGAATACCATAGCTGTGCGTCTTGATAATAAGGAGCATTCATCTCGTTGGTATCCGGGAGGCGGGATATATCGCCATGTACGCTTGGTGAAAACAAACCCTATAAAAATTGAACATTGGGGTGTGTTTGTGACCACTCCTGATGTTTCAAAGGAAAAAGCGACCGTAAATATTTCCACCGAGATTGATGGAGACACCGAGGGATTGGTTATTCACCAGGAAATTTTTGTCCCAGGTGACCCCCTTATTAAAGTTGCTGAGAAAAAATCTTTCAAGGGAGAGCTTTGTTCTGTAGACATCATAAAACCCAAACTTTGGGATCTTAACAACCCTAATTTATATGTGCTTAAAACATCATTGATAAAAGATGGGGAAGTGATAGATGAGCTAGACAATACATTCGGGGTTCGATCAATAGCGTATACTGCACAAGGTTTTTATTTGAATGGCGAGAAGGTGCGCATGAATGGGGTTTGCATGCATCACGACTTGGGGCCCTTGGGCACAGCCGTCAATGTTCGTGCTATGGAACGTCAAATTGAAATACTAAAAAGTTTTGGAACAAATGCTATTCGTACTGCGCATAATCCTCCTGCACCTGAGTTTCTTGATTTGTGCGATCGTATGGGTATACTTGTTCAAGTAGAGTCCTTTGATGTTTGGCAAAAACAAAAAGTGGAGAATGACTATTCTACTCTGTTCGGAGCATGGCATGAACGCGATCTAAGAGCCATGGTACGACGCGATCGTAATCATCCCAGTGTAGTGATGTGGAGTACTGGTAATGAAATGATTGAATTGCGTAGTGGTAATGATGCACCTATGGCTGTAAGGTTGGCTGATATTATTCGTTCTGAAGATGCAACACGACCTACTACTTTTGGTTGTAGTCGTCCCGAAGCTATTTCTAATGGCTTTGAACACACAGCGGATGTATTTGGCCTGAATTATAAACCACATTTATACCAGGAACTTCGCGATGCTAAACCAGATCTTCCTATTTATGGTAGTGAAACGGCTTCGACAGTTAGTTCAAGAGGTGAATATTTCTTTCCTGTTTCTGAGGATAAAAGAAAAGGCTCCGGCGGATATTTCCAGGTGAGCAGTTATGACTTTTCCGCACCAAACTGGGCTTACCGACCAGAAGTAGAATGGGAGTCATTAGACAAAAATCCATGGGTTTTGGGTGAGTTTGTATGGACGGGTTTTGATTATATTGGGGAGCCTACTCCTTATAATAAAGACAAGACAAATCTTCTGAATTTTAGCGATCCAGCCGAAAAAGCAAAAATGGAAGCTGAATTGAAAAAAATGGGAAACCAAATTCCTCCGCGAAGTTCGTATTTTGGTATAGTAGACCTGTGTGGTTTTCCTAAAGATCGATATTATTTGTATCAATCGCGGTGGTTGCCTGATGTACCAATGGTACATATCTTACCCCATTGGAATTGGCCCGAGAGAGTAGGTAAAGTGACGCCTGTTTTTGTGTATACTTCTGGTGACGAGGCAGAATTGTTTCTCAATGGAAAATCCTTGGGGCGTAAAAAGAAAGCTAATTTTGAGTATCGTTTGCGTTGGGATGATGTCATTTATCAACCAGGGGAGCTTGAAGTGGTTGCTTACAAAGGTGGTAAGCTGTGGGCGAAGAGTAAGGTTCAAACAACCCAAGATGCCGCTAAGCTTTCTCTTGAAGCAGATAGAACAATGATAGCTGCCGATGGACAAGACTTGTCTTTTGTTACAGTAAGGGTATTGGATAAATCGGGTTTAATGGTTCCAAGAACGCATAACTCGGTTAAATACACCCTATCTGGACCAGGTGAAATTATCGCTGTGGGTAATGGAAATCCTACCAGTCACGAATCATTTCAGGCAACTCAACGAAAGGTTTTTAATGGTATGGCATTGGTTGTTATACGTTCAAAGAAAGGTGAATCGGGTAAAATAAAGTTGATCGCAGAATCTGATGGTTTAAGAAAAGCTGAACGAATAATCAGAGCAAAATAG
- a CDS encoding sulfatase family protein: MKKYMYILALFFACSSIYARKKQPNLLIIHTDEHSFRTLSCYQKLMPENQAFVWGKGNNVQTPYIDRIANEGAICMNYYASSPVCTPSRASLVTGLYPQATGAPKNGMSIRQDVQTFAQVLSEAGYATSYVGKWHLDGHRKYKFDIAYNAGFDDNRYMMTGGHAPYFQINNEVIIALGQRQAQRMQSNGEQDITYVTDFFTDKTLEILERDKDKPFCVMLSIPDPHTPDVAREPYVSMYKEMPVRAPFTMSPEYTEKKPQWGRGGRDDKNEVKQFNPDALRNYFGMVKCIDDNVGRILKFLDDNDLTDNTIVVFTADHGDMFFEHNRLNKGVPYEASSRIPFVIRYPREIVPGKVIRKAYTNVDFAPTILSLMHVNNSLKCHGTDTSTDFLSNDREVSGERITYFAKNGGWWVCAVNRHYKLILDKKEKPWLIDLDKDPFETTNYYYHSDYKDIAKLFQKELYVLMKKFDEPGLKTQPYITE, translated from the coding sequence ATGAAAAAGTATATGTATATTCTTGCTTTATTTTTCGCCTGTAGCTCCATATATGCCAGGAAAAAGCAGCCTAACTTACTTATCATTCATACCGATGAGCATAGTTTTAGAACCCTGAGCTGTTACCAAAAATTGATGCCAGAAAATCAGGCTTTTGTATGGGGAAAGGGAAATAATGTTCAAACTCCATATATTGACAGAATTGCTAATGAGGGGGCCATATGTATGAATTATTACGCCTCTTCTCCGGTTTGTACGCCATCACGTGCATCATTGGTCACAGGTTTATATCCTCAGGCAACAGGAGCTCCTAAAAATGGAATGAGTATTCGCCAAGATGTTCAAACATTTGCTCAAGTATTGTCTGAAGCGGGTTATGCAACATCTTATGTGGGTAAGTGGCATCTTGATGGTCATCGTAAGTATAAATTTGATATAGCGTATAATGCAGGTTTTGATGATAATAGGTATATGATGACTGGAGGTCATGCGCCTTATTTTCAGATTAATAATGAGGTAATAATTGCTTTAGGACAACGCCAAGCTCAAAGAATGCAGAGTAATGGAGAACAAGATATTACGTATGTAACCGATTTCTTTACTGACAAAACATTGGAAATACTGGAGCGAGATAAGGATAAACCTTTTTGTGTAATGTTATCTATTCCGGATCCGCATACCCCAGATGTTGCCCGTGAACCTTATGTTAGTATGTATAAAGAGATGCCCGTTCGTGCACCTTTTACCATGTCGCCGGAGTATACAGAAAAAAAACCACAATGGGGTAGAGGGGGACGTGATGATAAAAATGAAGTTAAACAGTTTAATCCGGATGCACTTCGTAATTATTTTGGTATGGTAAAGTGTATTGATGATAACGTGGGACGTATTCTTAAATTTTTGGATGATAATGATTTAACAGATAATACCATTGTTGTTTTTACTGCCGATCATGGAGATATGTTTTTTGAACATAATCGACTCAACAAGGGCGTGCCTTACGAAGCTTCATCTCGTATTCCATTTGTCATAAGGTATCCCCGCGAAATTGTGCCTGGTAAGGTTATCCGTAAAGCTTATACAAATGTAGACTTTGCACCAACCATCTTGAGTTTAATGCATGTAAATAACTCTTTGAAATGTCATGGTACGGATACTTCGACAGACTTTTTGAGCAATGATAGAGAAGTGTCTGGTGAACGTATTACATATTTTGCAAAAAATGGTGGTTGGTGGGTATGCGCGGTGAATCGTCATTACAAATTGATACTTGACAAAAAAGAGAAACCATGGTTGATCGATTTAGATAAGGATCCATTTGAAACCACAAATTATTATTATCATTCAGATTATAAGGATATTGCAAAGTTATTTCAAAAAGAGTTGTATGTTTTGATGAAGAAATTTGATGAGCCCGGATTAAAAACACAGCCTTATATAACAGAGTAA
- a CDS encoding glycosyl hydrolase family 28-related protein, with product MNFIFNYFKAKYICSARLCAVCFLNYILLVGITAQNTKESDFYTETNHLGVVKNFVNDYGGNGNDALDDSEKLQEAIDELSSLKNGGKIIFPSGTYYLAEIQLRSNVHLVIDRETTIIPVQRQNQKNYKIFQLDGQNEIIKNVSIRGVGGAFKVDLRNLKNKNVGVFSCGNVENFLIANFHVLDDYTKFSAVTFGVSAFKGGYNYASRGVIKNASIKNANYGYGLIQTQAARDILFENISGSGGVTLRFETGYDKMNKLQVGGVFNMVARNVSCENGNAALMISPHSMHNGSVNVDGVYAKNCGFAVRIEKGYVKKGLKSLNLVPGIYEPSEVKNVTAIYGNSAQLKSKHFKYMRCHLRNLITVDANHTLEKIYSGPSIAAVLNGAEGEGKGKFLVKVSNVSSSGFTEDQKDILYEEDTYLCSEN from the coding sequence ATGAATTTCATATTCAATTATTTTAAAGCTAAATACATTTGTTCTGCGCGTCTTTGTGCAGTGTGTTTTTTAAATTATATACTTTTAGTTGGTATAACAGCGCAAAACACAAAAGAATCTGATTTTTATACCGAGACGAACCACCTGGGTGTAGTAAAAAACTTTGTGAATGACTATGGTGGTAATGGAAACGATGCCTTAGATGATAGTGAAAAGCTTCAAGAGGCCATTGATGAACTCTCATCTTTAAAAAATGGAGGAAAAATAATTTTTCCTTCAGGAACTTATTATTTGGCTGAAATTCAGCTGCGATCTAACGTTCATCTTGTGATTGATAGAGAAACAACAATAATCCCTGTTCAACGTCAAAATCAAAAAAATTATAAAATTTTTCAGCTTGATGGACAAAATGAAATTATAAAGAATGTTAGTATTCGTGGAGTGGGAGGCGCATTTAAAGTAGATTTAAGAAATCTAAAGAATAAAAATGTTGGCGTCTTTTCCTGTGGTAATGTTGAAAATTTTCTTATCGCAAATTTTCATGTACTGGATGATTACACTAAGTTTTCAGCAGTAACTTTTGGTGTTTCAGCGTTTAAAGGTGGGTATAACTATGCTTCCAGGGGCGTTATAAAAAATGCGAGTATAAAGAATGCTAATTATGGATATGGTCTTATTCAAACCCAAGCTGCACGTGATATATTGTTTGAAAATATTTCTGGATCAGGAGGTGTTACCTTGCGGTTTGAAACAGGATATGATAAGATGAATAAACTACAGGTAGGGGGTGTTTTTAATATGGTGGCCAGAAATGTTTCTTGTGAAAATGGGAATGCTGCTTTAATGATATCTCCTCATTCGATGCATAATGGAAGCGTTAATGTGGATGGAGTATATGCTAAAAACTGTGGTTTTGCTGTGCGGATAGAAAAAGGTTATGTTAAAAAAGGATTGAAGTCTTTAAATCTTGTGCCAGGTATATATGAGCCTTCTGAAGTAAAAAATGTGACTGCAATTTATGGTAATTCAGCTCAACTTAAATCAAAGCATTTTAAATATATGCGATGTCATTTAAGAAATCTAATTACCGTGGATGCCAATCACACTCTCGAAAAAATATATAGCGGACCGTCTATTGCCGCTGTTTTGAATGGAGCAGAAGGTGAAGGTAAAGGAAAGTTTTTAGTAAAAGTTAGTAATGTTTCTTCCTCGGGATTTACCGAAGACCAAAAAGATATTTTGTATGAAGAGGATACATACCTTTGTTCTGAAAATTAA
- a CDS encoding arylsulfatase, with translation MKVLVAIVFLLLIIFTSCSETSIKKQKKPNIIYILADDAGYGDFSCYGQTAFQTPNIDKLAQQGMKFTQHYCGASVCAPSRSTLMTGLHTGHTAIRGNRELKDREGQLPMAAEYVTVAELLKKAGYVTGAFGKWGLGFIGSEGDAINQGFDVFYGYNCQRMAHRYYPPYLWDNDEKDFLDGNDWKHTVTYAPDVIQEKTLAFIEDNKNKPFFAYVPLIQPHAELLVPEDSIFLKFKGKFEEPKNYKEIQRYGSDYGSDIVLEKYCYQKYPKATFVSMIYRMDVYVGQIMAKLEELGIADNTIIMFASDNGPHDAGGANPVYFNSAAGFRGMKRDLYEGGIRTPFIVKWPAKVKAGTQSDHVSAFWDFLPTCADIAGVNIDHSIDGISFLPTLTGAGVQKKHDFLYWEFAHKGGKQALRMGQWKAVINKINSTKNAKLELYNLNEDKEETNDVAADYPGVVEKMKQTIVEQHVSSNLFPLFKEEVQ, from the coding sequence ATGAAAGTATTAGTTGCAATAGTTTTTCTATTATTAATCATATTCACATCATGCTCTGAAACAAGCATTAAAAAACAGAAGAAGCCAAATATCATATATATCTTGGCTGACGATGCAGGTTATGGAGATTTTAGTTGTTATGGGCAAACAGCGTTTCAAACTCCTAACATAGATAAATTGGCCCAACAAGGTATGAAATTCACACAGCATTACTGTGGGGCTAGCGTTTGTGCACCCTCTCGTTCTACTTTGATGACAGGTTTACATACCGGTCATACTGCTATTCGTGGGAATAGGGAATTGAAGGATCGTGAAGGACAGTTACCTATGGCAGCAGAATATGTGACTGTGGCTGAGCTTTTAAAAAAGGCGGGGTATGTTACCGGTGCCTTTGGTAAGTGGGGGCTTGGCTTTATTGGATCTGAAGGTGATGCTATTAATCAGGGTTTTGATGTTTTTTATGGTTATAATTGCCAGCGTATGGCTCATCGTTATTATCCTCCTTACTTGTGGGATAATGATGAAAAAGATTTTTTGGATGGTAATGACTGGAAGCATACGGTGACTTATGCACCAGATGTGATTCAAGAGAAAACATTAGCATTTATTGAAGATAATAAAAATAAACCTTTTTTTGCTTATGTACCACTTATACAGCCTCATGCTGAGTTGCTTGTGCCAGAAGATTCTATTTTTTTAAAGTTTAAAGGTAAATTCGAAGAACCTAAAAATTATAAAGAGATTCAACGATATGGATCCGATTATGGATCGGATATTGTACTTGAAAAATATTGCTACCAAAAATATCCCAAAGCAACATTTGTATCTATGATTTACCGTATGGATGTGTATGTGGGGCAAATTATGGCTAAACTTGAAGAACTGGGTATTGCCGATAATACAATTATCATGTTTGCTAGTGATAATGGTCCGCATGATGCTGGAGGTGCTAATCCTGTATATTTTAATAGTGCTGCAGGTTTTAGAGGTATGAAACGTGATTTATATGAAGGTGGTATTCGTACTCCATTTATTGTAAAGTGGCCTGCTAAAGTGAAGGCAGGGACACAAAGCGATCACGTGTCTGCTTTTTGGGATTTTTTACCAACCTGTGCAGATATTGCTGGTGTTAACATTGATCATTCTATCGATGGTATTTCGTTTTTACCTACGCTAACTGGTGCAGGAGTGCAAAAAAAACATGATTTCTTATATTGGGAGTTTGCCCACAAGGGAGGAAAGCAAGCCTTGAGAATGGGACAGTGGAAGGCTGTTATTAATAAAATAAACTCAACAAAGAATGCTAAGCTTGAACTATACAACCTAAATGAGGACAAGGAGGAAACAAATGACGTTGCTGCTGATTATCCTGGTGTTGTTGAAAAGATGAAGCAAACGATTGTAGAACAGCATGTTTCGTCTAACTTATTTCCTTTATTCAAGGAGGAAGTACAATAA